The following coding sequences lie in one Alloacidobacterium dinghuense genomic window:
- a CDS encoding response regulator transcription factor, with product MIAIVDDEELVRTSLQRLLKMAGYTIAAFTSAEEFLKSDVLQDVRCLIADIRMPGMSGVDLQSQLNAEDYQIPIIFITAHDDEKMRLRAMRDGAVAFLAKPFDNSVLLDRVRACLNVTQDEE from the coding sequence GTGATCGCCATCGTTGATGATGAGGAATTGGTTCGGACGTCGTTGCAACGGCTGTTGAAAATGGCTGGATACACGATTGCAGCGTTCACGTCAGCCGAGGAATTTCTTAAATCTGACGTTCTGCAAGATGTTCGTTGTCTCATTGCCGATATTCGAATGCCGGGCATGTCCGGCGTCGATCTGCAGTCTCAGTTGAATGCTGAAGATTACCAAATTCCGATCATATTTATAACCGCGCATGATGACGAGAAAATGCGCCTTCGGGCTATGAGAGACGGCGCGGTCGCGTTCTTGGCAAAGCCCTTTGACAACTCGGTCCTCTTGGATCGGGTTCGGGCTTGTTTGAACGTGACGCAAGATGAAGAATAA
- a CDS encoding sigma-54 interaction domain-containing protein codes for MKNKTVGGLVAAFPNSGPRTRKSRDSQFERIVGNSAGLETVLKQVERVGPTHSTVLIQGETGTGKELIAQAVHNISPRCNRRFVKINCAAIPIDLLESELFGHERGAFTGAVAQRAGRFEVAHQGTLFLDEVGDIPLALQPKLLRVLQEQEFERLGSDQTYKVDVRIIAATHRNLAEMAARNELRSDLYYRLNVFPILVPPLRERREDIRQLVLHFVAVFARRMGKHIELIPEPTMNAFITYHWPGNVRELQNLIERAVIESDNGVLSNPLSTLHANTKPAIASRNTLRDREAALILETLRATGGIIGGPQGAAVLLGLKRTTLVYKMKRLGIFRPQQRPIGEFDEGSELMI; via the coding sequence ATGAAGAATAAAACCGTCGGAGGACTTGTGGCGGCCTTCCCCAATAGCGGTCCGCGAACCCGCAAGAGCAGGGATTCTCAGTTTGAGCGAATTGTCGGTAATAGCGCCGGCTTAGAAACTGTGCTCAAACAAGTTGAACGTGTTGGTCCAACACACTCTACAGTTCTGATACAGGGAGAGACTGGCACCGGCAAAGAGCTAATCGCGCAGGCCGTCCATAATATCAGTCCCCGCTGCAATCGACGCTTTGTAAAGATTAACTGTGCGGCGATTCCCATTGATCTTCTCGAGAGTGAGTTGTTTGGACATGAGAGGGGCGCGTTCACCGGCGCCGTCGCGCAAAGGGCTGGGCGATTCGAAGTGGCCCATCAGGGCACGCTTTTCCTGGACGAAGTAGGTGACATTCCGCTGGCCTTGCAGCCGAAGCTGCTGCGTGTGTTGCAGGAGCAAGAGTTTGAGAGATTAGGAAGTGATCAAACCTACAAAGTTGATGTTCGTATTATCGCCGCAACGCACCGCAACCTGGCGGAAATGGCTGCACGGAATGAATTGCGCAGTGATCTGTACTACCGCTTGAACGTGTTTCCGATCTTAGTGCCGCCCTTGCGCGAGCGCCGAGAGGACATACGCCAGTTGGTCCTCCATTTCGTCGCGGTATTCGCACGGCGCATGGGGAAGCACATTGAACTGATCCCGGAACCAACGATGAATGCATTTATCACATACCATTGGCCCGGCAATGTACGGGAACTCCAGAACCTGATTGAACGCGCCGTCATCGAATCGGACAATGGAGTGCTTTCCAATCCCCTTTCGACATTACACGCAAATACAAAGCCCGCAATTGCTTCACGAAATACATTGCGCGATCGCGAAGCAGCCTTGATTTTAGAGACTCTGCGAGCCACTGGAGGAATCATTGGGGGGCCGCAAGGTGCAGCCGTTCTTCTTGGGCTTAAGCGCACAACACTGGTTTACAAGATGAAGAGGCTCGGGATCTTCCGACCGCAACAACGACCTATAGGTGAGTTCGACGAAGGATCCGAATTGATGATTTGA